DNA sequence from the Corynebacterium freneyi genome:
GGGCCGCGGCGGCCAGGGCGTGCTGACCCTGAAGTACGACCCGAAGCGCGGCCCGCTGATGGGCGCGCTGGTGGTGTCCAACGACGACGAGATTTTCGCCGTCACTTCCGCCGGCGACATCATCCGCACCCGCGTCAACGAGATCCGCGCGACGTCGCGTGCGACGAAGGGCGTGCGCCTGGTGAACCTGGCCGACGGCACCGAGTTGCTCGCCATCGACCGCAACGTCGAGGACGAGGGCGAGGAGACCGCCGTGAAGGTGTCCGAGACCGGCACCCTCGACAGCGTCGAGGCGCGCCCCGGCGGCGTTTCCGCGTCGGCTTCCGACGGCGGGTCCGACGAGGGCGGCGAGGAGTAGGCCATGGCCCACACGCAACTGTTGGTCCGGCGGATCAGTCCGTGGACCACGCTGCGGGTTTCGGCGGCGATCAGCGTCATCGGGTTCCTGGCCTGGATGGTCGCGGTTGCGGTGCTCTACCTCCTGTTCGAGGCGATGGGGTACCGCGATCGGTTCAACGATCTCCTCGGCGGGGATGCGGCCCTGGGCGTCGGCATGATCTTCGCGCTCGCCGCCGGCATCGGGGTGTTGTGGGCGGTGCTGGTGTCGGCGCTGGCCACGTTGGGTGCCGTGGTCTACAACGCGTGCTCGGATTTGGTCGGTGGCGTGACCATCACGCTCGACGACGTGGAGTAGCGCGTCGTTTGGCTTGACGACGGCCACGTGGTCGTCGTCAAGCCGCACCCGGGCAGGAGCGCCACCCGGCGATGTTCGGAGCAAGTGCCAAAAATGGTTATTGACCAGCCGATTTGGTTTCCTTCACGCGTCCGGGTTAAGTTATATCCCGGTTCAGGGGCCTATAGCTCAGGCGGTTAGAGCGCTTCGCTGATAACGAAGAGGTCGGAGGTTCAAGTCCTCCTAGGCCCACCACGAACGGGCCCCGCGCCGACGAAGTCGAAAGCTCGTCGACGCGGGGTTTCCCGTTTCCGTGAACCCGGGGCATTAGCTCAATTGGTAGAGCACCTGCTTTGCAAGCAGGAGGTCAGGAGTTCGATTCTCCTATGCTCCACGTTCAAGGCCCCCGTCAGTCCGCTGGCGGGGGCTTTTGCCGTTCCACGATCCCGGCGGATTCTAGGAGTCGTTGCAACACCAGCGGATCAAGACGCGTCCAGTAAAGCACTCATCCGCTGAGCCGGTGTGTCCCATCCAAGAGTTTTCCGGGGACGACCGTTGAGCTGCTGGGCGACGAACTCCAGGTCCTCCGGCGAATGCGCCGACAGGTCAGTTCCTTTGGGGAAGTACTGCCGCAACAGGCCGTTGGTGTTTTCATTGGTACCGCGTTGCCAGGGACTGGCCGGATCGCAGAAGTACACCGGGCATTCGGCTGCGACGCTGAACTGCTTGTGGCCGGCCATCTCCGAGCCTTGATCCCAGGTCAACGATCCCCGCAGGTGCGTGGGCAGCGAACCGATCGCCGCGGTGAGCCCATCACGCACGGCGGTGGCACCGTGACCGGCAGGCAGATGCACCAGGATGACGTAGCGGGTCGTGCGTTCAACCAGCGTGGCAATGGCGGACTTGTTGGCCGCACCCAGGATCAAGTCGCCTTCCCAATGCCCGGGCACCGCCCGATCCTCGACATCGGCGGGCCGCTGGCTGATCATGACCATGTCGTCGACGAAGCGTCGCCGCCGCTGGGCCGGGTCACCGTTGGGCACTCGCCGTGCGCGGCCGGTGCGCAGCGCTGCGGCGACTTGCTTTTTCAGCCCGCCGCGGGCTTGGACGTAGAGGGCCTGGTAGATCGTTTCATGGCACACGTGCCACTCCTTGGCGTGGGGATAGGCCCGGCGTAGCCATGCAGCGATCTGTTCGGGGGACCACCGCAGATCCAACTTTGTTTGGATCAGCTGCGCCAGCATCGCGTCACCGGCGATTTTGGGTTGTTTGGGCCGAAGCCTACGGGCCGCGGCTTTGCGTGCTGCGGCGATGGGCCGGTAGGGCCCGTCGGCGCTGCGGTTGTTGGCTAACTCGCGGCTGATCGTCGACGGGCTACGTCCCAGGTGCCCGGCGATGGCCCGCATGGACCATCCTTCCCGCCGCAGGTCGGCGATGGTTTCCCGTTCAGTCAGCGACAGGTAGCGCGGGTGGATCCGGTGATACGGGTCAATGGTGGGGTGATTGGCGGGATCGGGTTGCCGGCCGGGTTCGATGACGTCATGGTGCGTCAGCAAAGTGGTCATGAGTCTGTTGTACTGGGCGGCGTCGGCGCCGGTGGGGATGAAGCGTGTGCGCGGCCGGGTACCGGTTTTGGTTACCCCTTTGTCGAAGTCCAAGGCGGTGCGGGGGCTGATGCCGCAGGCTGCGGCGGCATCGGTGCGGGTCAGTGCTGATAGACGCAGCGTTAGATACTCGACTCGGCGAGTTGTCGCTGCGGCACCGCGAGGCATCGGGCGGGGTTGGTGGACGCCGGCGGCGCGGGCGGCGTTGAATACCGCCGAGATGCTGATGCCACAGTCACGGGCGGCTTGGGTCAGGGTGGAACCGGCCGCAACGCGGTCGACGGCCCGGTTGATGGTGTCGGCCGGTGGTGTTGGCCGTGGTGGTACCAGGCCATGGGTGTGGGCGAAGTTGAGGCAATGCCGGTAGTGCAGTCCCAGCGTGTGGGCCGCCGAGCGGATGGAAGTTCCCGGTTGTGACAGGGCTTGGGCAAGAGCCTGTTGGTCGGTGGGCGTCAGTGAGTAGAACGGGTGGCGTGGTGCCATGGTCGTTGGGTCCCCTGGTGGGTAGGGGTGTTGCAACGACCGATAGAACCCAAGCCCGGACCGTTCGCAGTTCCCGCCCGCTATCTTGGCTGCTCGTGGTTTCCGCCCGCTATCTTGGCCGTTCGTAGTCCTCGGCGGTCGGGGAACATGCGAAAGCGGCGCCCTCCCGGGTGATTCGGGAGGGCGCCGCTTCGTCTTCAGTGGCCGGTGGCCGGTGGCGATGACCGGTCCGATGCCGGTGCCGGCGGCTACTTCTTGGCGTTGCCCGGCTTCGGGGCCTTCGCGCCACCCGGCTTCGGGGCGGTGGTCTTCGGCGCCTTGACCTCGGACTGGACCTTCACCTCGGTCGGGGCCACGTCACCGTCGACGTCACCCTCCTCGGCGATCTCGGCCTTGGACTCCTCGGCCTTGTCCGCGGCGGTCTCGGCGGGCTTGTCGGCGGCGTCCTTGACCTCCTCGACCTTCTTGTCGGCCGCGTCCTTGGCGTCGGCGGCCTTCTTCTCGACGGTCTCCTTGGCCTCGGTGGCCTTCTCCGCGGCAACGTCCTTGGCCTCGCCGGCCTTCGCGGCGACGGTGTCCTTGACCTCGGCGGCCTTCTGCTTCACCGGGGCCGGGTCGACCGGCAGCTTGTCGTCGGACTTCAGCTTCCAGATGATCGCGGCGACGACCGCGGCGACCACGGCGAAGACGATCGAGCCGGTGGCGACGCGGCCGGCCTTGGCGCGACGCGCCTCCTTGCCGGACAGCTTGTCGGCGGTCTGCTGGACCTTCTTCTCCAGGTCCTTGCGGGTCGACTTGGCGCGCTTGGCGGCGTCCTTGCGGGCCTTCTTGGCCTCGCGGCGGGCCTTGCAGCGCTTCTTCTCGGCGTTCTTCTGCAGCTTGGCCGCCTTCTTGGCGGTCTTCTTGCGGTTCTTCTCGCCGGCCTTCTTCAGGTCGGCGACGCCCTCGGAGGCACGGTCGCGCAGGGACTCGGCCTCGGAGGTCACGTCGTCGCCGAAGGTCTGGAGCTTGTCCAGGGCGTCATCGGCCAGCGACGAGGCCTTCTCCACGGCCTCCTTGTTGCGCTTCTCGGCGACGGCCTTGGCCTCCTGCATGGTGTCGTACAGTTCGGCGGCCTTCCTGTCGCGGTAGTCGGCGTAAGCGTCGTACGCGGACTTGGCGCCCTTGAGAGCCAGCGAAACGGTGCTGGGGTACATGGTGTGGTCTTCTCCTCGTCGGTGGGGATAATCTCCGTGCCCGTGCGCCCAATGCGGGCGACCGTTGGCACGGCGTTCACCTTCCAGCGTATTCATTTCCGCCCGCTCCCGTGGGCGGGTCGGCGGATGTTCCCGGGATCGTGACCGCACCGTGGTCTTGTGATGCAGCCGACGCGCTGCGGCCGGCAAGAATGAGCACGCCGCAGGCGGGCCACCGGGAGCACGCTGCCGGGGGCTTCGTTGTTGCGGCCGCGCGGTCGGCGGTATCCTCGGCCAGGTGACTATGAAGACCGCCACCGCAACCGTCCACACCAACCACGGTGACATCACCATCGACCTGTTCGGCAATCACGCGCCGGTCACCGTCGACAACTTCATCGGCCTGGCCGAGGGCACGAAGGAGTACTCCGGCCAGAACGCCTCCGGCACCGAGTCCGGCCCGTTCTACGACGAGGCCATCTTCCACCGCATCATCGCCGGTTTCATGATCCAGGGCGGCGACCCGCTGGGCACCGGCACCGGCGGCCCGGGCTACAACTTCGACGACGAGATCCACCCGGAGCTCCAGTTCGATCGCCCGTACCTGCTGGCCATGGCCAATGCCGGCAAGCGCGGCGGCCGCGGCACCAACGGTTCCCAGTTCTTCATCACCGTCGTTCCGACCCCGCACCTCAACGGCAACCACACCATCTTCGGCGAGGTCGCCGACGAGGAGTCCCGCAAGGTCGTCGACGAGATCGCGCGCGTCGCCACCGACCACTGGGATCGCCCGCTGGAGCCGGTCGTCATCACCGGCATCGACATCGCCAAGTAAGCTCCGCGCCCCGCGAGGGGCATCTTCCCGGCAGTAGGCGCCGGCGGACATCGTGTCCGCCGGCGCTTTTTCATGCCCTTTTCGTGCCCTTTTCCGGTCCCGTTTCACGGTCCCTCCCGGGCAGTGGCCATGTCGTCCCCGCTTTCATGGCGTGCGATTCGCCGCCATGGGTCCCCGTGAGGCGGCCAACCCTCACGTGAACCCTCAATGTGTACTTAAGGGGGGTCGGGGGTGGGCGGGGTGATCCACATATCCACAGGGCTGTGGATGGATTCCCCGCCCGTTCATCCACCGATCCACCACCGATTCCGGGGCTTTACGACGCCTACGTGGACGTGAACCGCCGGTACACAAACCTCCACAGGGGTGTCCACACTTGTGGATAATTCCACTGTTGTAATTTACGAAAAGCCGTGCGAACCCTCCGAAAATCGGGTGAACATGGGGTCGCGGCGAGACCCTGCAGGGTATGTGGCGTTATTGTGCACAGAGTTATCCACAGCATGTGGAGGATGTGGACAGTTGTTTCGGCTCATCCGCGGGTCCCGTTACGGATGCGGCCATGAAAACCATCCACAGCTTTCCACAGCCGGCGATCCACATTCATCCACAAATTACACCGTTGATACACACCTTTCCGTGGATGAATTCCGCAGCAGCCCCCGACCCCTGGAACGGAGAATTCTGCGATACGATGCCCGAACCGGGGGTAGATCGCCGTCGTAAAGCACCCCCGAACTCGCGCATGAAAAAGCCCCGCGCACGAAGCGCGGGGCATTGGCCCAACGGAGGCCCAACGGAGGCCCCACCGGGCCCGCCGGGGTCAGCGGGAAGGCGTCAGCGCCAACCCATGGTCATCAACAGACCGAGGACGAACATGCCGAAACCGATGACGTAATTCCAGGCGTTGAGTTCAACCATGAACGGAATCGACGGGCCGGCGATGTAATTGACCACCAGCCACAGCAGCCCGATCACCATCAGGCCGAACATGATCACCTTGTACCAGGTGGGGGTCTGGGTGGTGTTGATCTTCACCGGGGTGCGGCTGACCCCGGAGCCCCCGGTCGGCGCGTTGGTCGTGCGATTCACCTTTGCCTTGGGCATCGGATCCCCATTCCATCTCGTTGATCGTGCTCGGTTGATCGTGCGCGGTCGGTCGTGCGCAGTCGGTCACGCCCAACCGGTCGTGTGCGGACGGCCCCGGAATGCGGGTACCGGCGCGGTGGCCCGGCAACGGCGCCCGACCATCATCGGCGCCCAATCTACCAGTATGATTCTGGCTCATGCGCATCCTCGTCGTCGACAACTATGACAGCTTCGTCTTCAATCTGGTCCAGTACCTCGGCCAGCTCGGCGAGACGACGACCGTGTGGCGCAACGACGACGACCGCCTCGCCGACCCGGCCGCCGTGGCCCGCGAGTTCGACGCCGTGCTGCTGTCGCCTGGGCCCGGCACCCCCGCCGATGCCGGCCGCACCCCCGACATGGTCCGCGCCTGCGCCGACGCCCGCACCCCGCTGCTCGGCGTGTGCTTGGGCCACCAGGCCATCGGCGAAGTGTTCGGCGCCGACGTCGTCCGCGCCGACGAGCTGCTCCACGGCAAAACCTCGCCCGTCTCCCACGACGGCACCGGCGTGCTGCGCGGCCTGTCCAACCCGTTCATCGCCACGCGTTATCACTCGCTGACCGTCGACGAGTCGACGCTTCCCGACGAGCTCGTCGCCACCGCCCACACCCCCTCCGGCATGCTCATGGCCATGCGGCACCGCGACCTGCCCATCCACGGCGTGCAGTTTCACCCCGAGTCGGTGCTCACCCAGTTCGGCCACCGCATGCTGGCCAACTGGCTGTCGGAAGCCGGCGGCACCTACTCCGAGACGCTGCTCACCGCACTCGAGAACGAGCAGGCCGGGTACCAGCGGGCCTTCGACGACGTCGTCTCCGGCTGATCGTCCGGCCCGGTCACCTGCCGGGGCGGGCGCCGAACGGCACGGGAAGGTCGATGCCGCGATCGTCCTCGGGCGGATTGCTCACGCCCAGGATGAACACCTCGAGGTCGACGTCGCCGTCCTTGTTCACCACGGCGTCGCGACCGGGCCGCTGGGTCTGAACGCGGTCCACGCGCGTCGGATCCAGCGTGGTCACCTCGCGCCGGTGGATCGTGCCGGTGAAGCCCGCGTCGCGCAGGGCGCGCTCGGCCTCCTCGAACGTGCGGCCCTCGACGTTGGGCATGTGCATCTGGTTGCCGCGGGAGACGACGATCTCCACGGTCGAGCCCGCGGGCAGGCGCTCGCCGGCCTGCGGAACCTCCAGAACGCGGCCCTCCGGCTCCGGCGAGTCGACCTCGGTGACGCGCAGGACGAAGTCGGCGGACTCCAGCGTCGCGCGGGCGGCCTCGAGGTTCTGGCCGGTCACGTCGGGCACGGTGCGGGTGGCGGGGCCGGACGACACCGTCAGGTTCACGCGGGTGCCCTTCGACACCTGCGCGCCCGCCGACGGCGACTGGTCGATGATGTGGCCGCGTTCGATGTCGGGCGACGCCTCTTCACGCAGCACCGGGTCGACCTGCAGGCCGGCTTCCTCGAGCAGGCGGCGGGCCTCCTCGGCGGGCTTGTCGCGAACGTCGGGGACGTCCGTGATCTCGCGGCCGGACGACACCTTCAGCACCACCGTCGAACCCTTCGGCACGCCCGAACCGAATGCCGGGTCGGTGCCGATGACGAAATTGCGGGCGATGTCGGGGTGCGGTTCGTCGCGGCGGTCGACCACGAAACCGGCGTCCTCGAGCATCGCCTGCGCCTGGTCGGCGGGCATGCCCTCGACCTGCGGGATGGCGACGGATTCGGACTGGCCGGAGTCGGTGAACAGGTTGTAGGACACCACGCCCACGCCGCCGAGCAGCAGCGCGGCGATGGCCAGCCACGCGACGACGGCGAGCTTTCCGCCCTTCTTCTTTTCCTCCCCGCGTTCGCGGGGGGCGGGCTCGTCCGCTTGACGACGGGCCGGCGCCGAATCGGAACGGCGTGCGGCGCCGCCTGCGGCCGCAGCGCCTCCGGCCGCGGCACCCGCCGCAGCGGCGGAAGCCCGGCGGGGTCGCTGCTCCGGAGCATCATCGTCGGCTCCGCGGACGTGGTGCACCGCGGCCAACGGAACCTCGCCGCGGCTGATGCGGCGCAGCTCCTCGGCGAAATCGGCCGCGGTGTCGTACCGCTCGGCCGGGTCCTTGGCCATCGCGGTGAGCAAAACGGCGTCCAGGGCGGTGCCCTCTTCGTCGGAAAGCCCCTCCACCAGGGTCGACGGCAACGGGGGATCGTCCTGCACGTGCTGGTAGGCCACCGACAGCGGGGTTTCGCCGGTGAACGGCGGCTGCCCGGTCAGCGCCTCGAACAGCACGCAACCGACGCTGTAAATGTCCGAGCGGGCGTCGGCCGGCTTGCCGCGCGCCTGCTCCGGCGACAGGTACTGCGCCGTGCCGATCACCGCCGCGGTCTGCGTCATCGACGTCGAATCACCCAGCGCGCGGGCGATGCCGAAGTCCATGACCTTCACCGCGCCGGTGTTGGTCAGCATGATGTTCGCCGGCTTGACGTCGCGGTGGATGATGCCCTGCTTGTGAGAGAAATCCAGCGCATCGCAGACGTACGCCAGAATCGACGCCGCACGCGCCGGGTCCATCGGGCCCTCGCGGCGCACGATGTCGCGCAGAGTCTCGCCCTGCACCAACTCCATGACGATGTACGGCACCGTGCCCATCGGACCCTCGGTCTCGCCGGTGTCGAACACCGAAACGATGACCGGGTGGTTGAGGAACGCGGCGTTCTTCGCCTCCCGGCGGAACCGTTCGAGGAAGCTTTCGTCGCGGGCGAGATCGGCTCGCATCATCTTCACCGCGACTTCGCGGCCGAGCAGCGTGTCGTTGGCCGCGTAGACGTCGGACATGCCGCCGACGCCGATGAGACCGCCGAGGCGGTAACGGCCGGAGAGGAGTTCGTCGCCGGTGGTCATCGGTGACTCCCTTCGATCGGTTGCTGCAGTGCCATCGCACATGAGTTGAAAATCATCGTGATCCGCCCATCATCCCGTCAAACCCGGGCGAAGCGGAATCCCCGGCAGACGGGGAGCGCCGTTGAGGTCGGAATCGCCGTCGCCGACGCCTGCACCGCCGCCACCGGTGCCTGAGTCGTTGCCCGCGCCGCCGTTCGAATCGCCGCCGCCGAGACCCGGGAGGTCGCCGAGATCGGGAAGCTCCGGAACGTCGGGAATCTCCGGCGAAATCGTCTCGTTCGTCGTGGGCGGCTGCGACGTGCGCGTCTCGGTCGGTTCGTCCTCGGTGGTGCCCGTCGGGGTCGTCCACTCCTCCGTCGCAGTCTCCGTGGTCGTCTCCGTGCTCGTTTCGGTCTCGCCCGTGCCGCGCTCGGACAGTTGGCCCATCAGAATCCACACCGCACCGGCCAGCACCGCGAGCAGCAGAATCAGCGTCAGCCACAGGCCGGCGTTGCTCTTCTTGCGCTGCGGCGGACGCTGCGGGCGCTGCGCCGGTCGAGGGGAACGCGGGGCCGGACCGGTGGCGGGGCGGGTGGCGGTGTGCCCCGATGCGCCCGTCGCCCCGACCGCACGGGTCTCCGGCGGTCGGCGCAGACCCGGCTCGGTGAGGGCACCGAGCTCACTCGTCGCCGGATGCGCCGCATCGGACTGGCGGTGCACCCGCGGCTGCACCCCGGCCGGCTGCGGCGGACGGTGACCCTGCCGCACCCGAGCCACCGCCTGCGCCAACTCGCGGCCGTCGGCGTAGCGCCGCTCCGGATCCTTGCGCAGCATGATGCCGATGAGCTCGCGGACGTGGGGATGCACCGACGACGGCAGCGGCGGCGGTGGCTCGTTGATGTGCGCGACGGCCACGGCGACGGTGGTGTCGCCCAGGAACGGACGACGACCCGCGACCATCTCGTACGCCACGCACCCCAGCGAATAAACGTCGGTCGCCGGAGTGACCCGCTTGCCCTGGGCCTGCTCCGGCGACACGTACTGGGCGGTGCCCACCACCATGCCGGTGCGCGTCAGGGGCACGGCCTCCGCCGCTTTCGCGATGCCGAAGTCGGTGATCTTCACGGTGCCCTCCGGGGTCACCAGAAGATTGCCCGGCTTGATGTCCCGGTGAATGAGGCTGCCGGCGTGAATCGCCGACAGGCCATGCGCCGTCTGTTCGATGACGTCCAGCGCAAGATGCTCGGGCAGCGTGCGGCGACGACGCAGAACGTCGGCAAGCGACTCGCCCCGGATGTACTCCATGACGATGTAGCAGGGGCCGTCGGCCCCGCGGCCCGGTTCCTCGTGGGAATAGATGGCCACGACGTTCGGGCTGTCGACGCTGCGCGCCGCCGACGCCTCATTGCGGAACCGCTGGCGGAACTCGTCGTCGTCGCCCAACTCGCGGTTGAGGATCTTGATGGCCACCTGCCGCCCGCCGGCCGACACGTCGTCGGCGAGCCAGACCGTGGACATGCCGCCGCGGCCCAACACCGTGCGGACCCGATACCGGGAAGAACCGAGCATCTCCTGCACGGCGGCCGCCTCGGAATCGAGGGGACCGCCGGCCGAAGAATGTCCGCCGTTGGGAGTGGTGCCGGAACTCATGCTCAACGCACCGCCCTCTCCACGGCCGCGATGATCTCCCGGCCGACCGGAGCCGCGACGGAACCGCCCGTCGCCCCCTGGCCCTGGCCGCCGCCGGACTCGACGACCACGGCGACCGCCACGTCCGAATCCGGGGCGAAGGCGATGTACCACACGTGCGGCGCCAACACGCCGCGCTCCGAGCCATGCTCCGCGGTGCCCGTCTTCGAGGCGATGGCCGACCCGTTGCCGCCGGAGTTGTTCTCCGACCCGCGCATCAGATCCGTCAGAATCGCCGCGGTGTCGGGGTGGATGGCCTCGTTGACCTCCTTGGGCTCGATGGTCTTCAGCGGCGACAGGTCCTGGCCCTGGATCGACTTCACCAGGTGCGGCTCCATGCGCTTGCCGCCGTTGGCGATGGTCGCCGCGATGATCGCGTTCTGCAGCGGCGTGAAGGACACGTCGCGCTGGCCGATGGCCGTCTGGCCCAGGGCCGCATCATCCGGGATCTCGCCGATGGTCGACGACTCCTGGGGGACGCCCAACCCGTCGAACTCCTCGCCGACGCCCATGCGGTCGGCGACGTCGCGCAGCGAATCCGCGCCGTTGTCGATCGCCAGCTCCGCGAACGCCGTGTTGCAGGAGCGGGCGAACGCCGTCCGCAGGGTGGTGGTGCCGCCGCACGACTGGCCGCCGTAATTCTCCAGCGTCGTGTTCGTGCCCGGCAGCGTGATCTCCGAGGCGCCGGTGACCGTCGTCTCCGGGCTCGCGCCGTTTTCCACGGCCGCGATGGTGGTCAGCACCTTGAACGTCGAACCCGGCGGCAGCGGACGCTGCGTCGCGTGGTTGAGCAGCGGGGCGTCCTCGTCGGCGTTGAGGCGGGCCCATGCGTCGGCGTCGTTGGCCGCGATGTCGTTCGGGTCGTACGACGGAGTCGACGCCATGGCCAGGATCTCGCCCGTCGACGGGCGGATGGCCACCGCCGACCCGACGTAGCCGTTGTCGGCCAACGCGCGGTACGCGGTTTCCTGCGCCTCCGGCAGCAGCGTCAGCTCCAGGTTCGCGCCTCCGCTCGCGCGGCCGGTGATGGTGTCGATGGCACGCGACGCGAACAGCGACGGGTCGGAACCGTTGAGGATGTCGTTTTGCGAACGCTCCAGGCCGGTCGACCCGTAGATGTCGGACAGGTAACCCTCGACCGGGGCGTACGCCTCCGGGTTGGCCTCGTAGCGGCGGGAGTAGAAGCCGTCGTCGCCCAGTTCCGAGCGGGCGAGGATCTCGCCGCCCGCGCTGATTTGACCGCGATGGCGGGACTTCTCCTCCAGGAACTGACGGGAGTTGCGGGGGTTTTCGGCGTACTGCTCCGTGCGGAACGCCTGCACCCACGTGAGGTTGGCCAGCAGCAGCACGATGAGCACCATCGTGAAGAGCATGACCTGGCGGATCGACTTGTTCATCGCGCCCCCACCTCCGCGGCCGGCTCCGGCGTCGGGGCGAAGGCGCCCCACGGGCGGCGGGCCGAGTCCGAGATGCGCAGCACGATGGCCAGCAGGATGTAGTTGGCCAGCAGCGACGAACCACCCGCCGACATGAACGGGGTGGTCAAGCCGGTCAGCGGCATCATCTTGGAAATGCCGGCGACGACGACGAACACCTGGATGGCGAGGGTCAGCGACAGACCGGAGGCCAGCAACTTGCCGAAGGAATCGCGCACCTGCATCGCCGCGTTCATGCCGCGGGCGACGAGGATGGCGAACAGCAGGATGATGGCGGACAGGCCGACGAAGCCGAGCTCTTCGCCGAAGGCGGCGAGGATGAAGTCGGAGTGGGCGACCGGCACCTTCTCGGGGTAGCCGTTGCCCAGGCCGGTGCCGGTGACGCCGCCCCAGCTCATGCCGAACAGCGCCTCCGACAGCTGGTAGCCGCCGGTGTCGTAGTGGGCGATGGGGTCGATGAAGTGATTCACGCGATCCTGGATCTTCGTCGACACCTGGTACACGCCGAAGCCGCCGATGGCGACGAGGATCAGGCCGATGACCAACCAGGATCCGCGCGCGGTGGCGATGTACAGCATGCCCAGCACCGTGCCGAACAGCAGCAGCGCGGGACCGAAGTCGTTCTGCAGCGCCATGATCACCAGGGCGATGCCCCAGACGACGAGGATCGGGCCGAGGTCGCGCAGGCGAGGGAAATCGAGCCCGAGGACGCGCTTGCCGGCGACGTTGAACAGCGAGCGCTT
Encoded proteins:
- a CDS encoding DUF3566 domain-containing protein, with amino-acid sequence MAHTQLLVRRISPWTTLRVSAAISVIGFLAWMVAVAVLYLLFEAMGYRDRFNDLLGGDAALGVGMIFALAAGIGVLWAVLVSALATLGAVVYNACSDLVGGVTITLDDVE
- a CDS encoding IS30 family transposase; the encoded protein is MTRTDAAAACGISPRTALDFDKGVTKTGTRPRTRFIPTGADAAQYNRLMTTLLTHHDVIEPGRQPDPANHPTIDPYHRIHPRYLSLTERETIADLRREGWSMRAIAGHLGRSPSTISRELANNRSADGPYRPIAAARKAAARRLRPKQPKIAGDAMLAQLIQTKLDLRWSPEQIAAWLRRAYPHAKEWHVCHETIYQALYVQARGGLKKQVAAALRTGRARRVPNGDPAQRRRRFVDDMVMISQRPADVEDRAVPGHWEGDLILGAANKSAIATLVERTTRYVILVHLPAGHGATAVRDGLTAAIGSLPTHLRGSLTWDQGSEMAGHKQFSVAAECPVYFCDPASPWQRGTNENTNGLLRQYFPKGTDLSAHSPEDLEFVAQQLNGRPRKTLGWDTPAQRMSALLDAS
- a CDS encoding peptidylprolyl isomerase; the encoded protein is MKTATATVHTNHGDITIDLFGNHAPVTVDNFIGLAEGTKEYSGQNASGTESGPFYDEAIFHRIIAGFMIQGGDPLGTGTGGPGYNFDDEIHPELQFDRPYLLAMANAGKRGGRGTNGSQFFITVVPTPHLNGNHTIFGEVADEESRKVVDEIARVATDHWDRPLEPVVITGIDIAK
- the crgA gene encoding cell division protein CrgA, with protein sequence MPKAKVNRTTNAPTGGSGVSRTPVKINTTQTPTWYKVIMFGLMVIGLLWLVVNYIAGPSIPFMVELNAWNYVIGFGMFVLGLLMTMGWR
- a CDS encoding aminodeoxychorismate/anthranilate synthase component II — protein: MRILVVDNYDSFVFNLVQYLGQLGETTTVWRNDDDRLADPAAVAREFDAVLLSPGPGTPADAGRTPDMVRACADARTPLLGVCLGHQAIGEVFGADVVRADELLHGKTSPVSHDGTGVLRGLSNPFIATRYHSLTVDESTLPDELVATAHTPSGMLMAMRHRDLPIHGVQFHPESVLTQFGHRMLANWLSEAGGTYSETLLTALENEQAGYQRAFDDVVSG
- the pknB gene encoding Stk1 family PASTA domain-containing Ser/Thr kinase, with the translated sequence MTTGDELLSGRYRLGGLIGVGGMSDVYAANDTLLGREVAVKMMRADLARDESFLERFRREAKNAAFLNHPVIVSVFDTGETEGPMGTVPYIVMELVQGETLRDIVRREGPMDPARAASILAYVCDALDFSHKQGIIHRDVKPANIMLTNTGAVKVMDFGIARALGDSTSMTQTAAVIGTAQYLSPEQARGKPADARSDIYSVGCVLFEALTGQPPFTGETPLSVAYQHVQDDPPLPSTLVEGLSDEEGTALDAVLLTAMAKDPAERYDTAADFAEELRRISRGEVPLAAVHHVRGADDDAPEQRPRRASAAAAGAAAGGAAAAGGAARRSDSAPARRQADEPAPRERGEEKKKGGKLAVVAWLAIAALLLGGVGVVSYNLFTDSGQSESVAIPQVEGMPADQAQAMLEDAGFVVDRRDEPHPDIARNFVIGTDPAFGSGVPKGSTVVLKVSSGREITDVPDVRDKPAEEARRLLEEAGLQVDPVLREEASPDIERGHIIDQSPSAGAQVSKGTRVNLTVSSGPATRTVPDVTGQNLEAARATLESADFVLRVTEVDSPEPEGRVLEVPQAGERLPAGSTVEIVVSRGNQMHMPNVEGRTFEEAERALRDAGFTGTIHRREVTTLDPTRVDRVQTQRPGRDAVVNKDGDVDLEVFILGVSNPPEDDRGIDLPVPFGARPGR
- a CDS encoding serine/threonine-protein kinase, with the protein product MSSGTTPNGGHSSAGGPLDSEAAAVQEMLGSSRYRVRTVLGRGGMSTVWLADDVSAGGRQVAIKILNRELGDDDEFRQRFRNEASAARSVDSPNVVAIYSHEEPGRGADGPCYIVMEYIRGESLADVLRRRRTLPEHLALDVIEQTAHGLSAIHAGSLIHRDIKPGNLLVTPEGTVKITDFGIAKAAEAVPLTRTGMVVGTAQYVSPEQAQGKRVTPATDVYSLGCVAYEMVAGRRPFLGDTTVAVAVAHINEPPPPLPSSVHPHVRELIGIMLRKDPERRYADGRELAQAVARVRQGHRPPQPAGVQPRVHRQSDAAHPATSELGALTEPGLRRPPETRAVGATGASGHTATRPATGPAPRSPRPAQRPQRPPQRKKSNAGLWLTLILLLAVLAGAVWILMGQLSERGTGETETSTETTTETATEEWTTPTGTTEDEPTETRTSQPPTTNETISPEIPDVPELPDLGDLPGLGGGDSNGGAGNDSGTGGGGAGVGDGDSDLNGAPRLPGIPLRPGLTG
- a CDS encoding penicillin-binding transpeptidase domain-containing protein, coding for MNKSIRQVMLFTMVLIVLLLANLTWVQAFRTEQYAENPRNSRQFLEEKSRHRGQISAGGEILARSELGDDGFYSRRYEANPEAYAPVEGYLSDIYGSTGLERSQNDILNGSDPSLFASRAIDTITGRASGGANLELTLLPEAQETAYRALADNGYVGSAVAIRPSTGEILAMASTPSYDPNDIAANDADAWARLNADEDAPLLNHATQRPLPPGSTFKVLTTIAAVENGASPETTVTGASEITLPGTNTTLENYGGQSCGGTTTLRTAFARSCNTAFAELAIDNGADSLRDVADRMGVGEEFDGLGVPQESSTIGEIPDDAALGQTAIGQRDVSFTPLQNAIIAATIANGGKRMEPHLVKSIQGQDLSPLKTIEPKEVNEAIHPDTAAILTDLMRGSENNSGGNGSAIASKTGTAEHGSERGVLAPHVWYIAFAPDSDVAVAVVVESGGGQGQGATGGSVAAPVGREIIAAVERAVR